One segment of Candidatus Eisenbacteria bacterium DNA contains the following:
- a CDS encoding aminomethyl transferase family protein, with protein sequence MLKISPFHSRTAPLVRAQTWRRWAGYQMASAYDPHPDREYAAIRNAAALIDVSPLHKYMLTGPDSARLLDRMITRDMAKCSVGQVYYTPWCDAAGKVIDDGTVSRLADSTYRLTSADSSLRWLHMNAVGMNVQIEDVSERVGTLALQGPSSRAILQQVSPADFTKLKYFRVVETTVGGVPVTVSRTGYTGDLGYEIWAEAARAEELWDALVRAGTPFGITPTGVWALDIARIEAGLIMLDVDYFSAQHALIEARKSSPYEINLGWAVSAAKGPFNGRRALAAERARGAAWGFVGLELDWDSFERLFRAHHLPPHLSNIAWRTSAPVYRDGVQVGYATSGSWSPLLKKSLALAHLKSPHFEAGTGVQLEITVEHQRKTANAVVRKLPFYDPERKKA encoded by the coding sequence ATGTTGAAAATCAGCCCATTTCATTCGCGCACGGCGCCCCTGGTGCGCGCCCAGACGTGGCGTCGTTGGGCGGGTTATCAGATGGCGAGCGCCTACGATCCGCATCCGGACCGAGAGTACGCGGCGATCCGGAACGCGGCCGCGCTGATCGACGTCTCGCCCCTCCACAAGTACATGCTGACCGGCCCGGATTCGGCCCGGCTCCTCGACCGGATGATCACCCGCGACATGGCGAAGTGCTCGGTGGGGCAGGTCTACTACACGCCGTGGTGCGACGCGGCGGGGAAGGTGATCGACGATGGGACCGTGAGCCGGCTGGCCGACTCCACCTACCGTCTGACCAGCGCGGATTCCTCGCTTCGCTGGCTCCACATGAACGCGGTCGGGATGAACGTTCAGATCGAGGACGTGTCCGAGCGGGTCGGGACGCTCGCGCTCCAGGGTCCGTCATCCCGCGCGATCCTCCAGCAGGTCTCTCCGGCCGATTTCACGAAGCTCAAGTATTTCCGCGTCGTCGAGACCACGGTGGGCGGCGTCCCGGTGACCGTCTCCCGCACCGGGTACACCGGCGATCTGGGGTACGAGATCTGGGCGGAGGCGGCGCGGGCCGAGGAGCTATGGGACGCCCTCGTCCGGGCCGGCACGCCCTTCGGGATCACGCCCACCGGCGTCTGGGCGCTCGACATCGCGCGGATCGAGGCGGGGCTCATCATGCTCGACGTCGACTACTTCTCGGCGCAGCACGCGCTGATCGAGGCGCGGAAGTCGTCGCCCTACGAGATCAACCTCGGTTGGGCGGTGAGCGCGGCGAAGGGGCCGTTCAACGGCCGGCGGGCGCTCGCGGCCGAGCGCGCCCGGGGCGCGGCCTGGGGGTTCGTGGGCCTCGAGCTGGATTGGGATTCGTTCGAGCGCCTCTTCCGCGCGCATCACCTCCCGCCTCATCTCTCGAACATCGCCTGGCGGACCAGCGCCCCGGTCTACCGGGACGGCGTTCAGGTGGGCTACGCGACGAGCGGGTCGTGGTCGCCGCTCCTCAAGAAATCGCTGGCCCTGGCACACCTGAAGTCGCCCCACTTCGAGGCCGGCACCGGCGTCCAGCTCGAGATCACGGTCGAGCACCAGAGGAAGACGGCCAACGCCGTCGTGCGCAAGCTCCCATTCTACGATCCCGAGCGCAAGAAGGCATGA